One Streptococcus sp. VT 162 genomic window, GATGAAATCCTTGACGGTAAAGACCTACCAATCTACTTTACCGCTATGAGTCCATCATTCCGTTCTGAGGCTGGTTCTGCAGGTCGTGATACACGTGGTTTGATTCGTTTGCACCAATTCCACAAGGTTGAAATGGTCAAATTTGCCAAACCAGAAGAATCTTATGAAGAATTGGAAAAAATGACAGCTAACGCTGAAAATATCCTTCAAAAGCTCAACCTTCCATACCGTGTCGTTGCCCTCTCTACTGGAGATATGGGCTTCTCAGCAGCCAAGACTTACGACTTGGAAGTTTGGATTCCAGCCCAAAATACCTATCGTGAAATCTCAAGCTGTTCAAATACAGAAGATTTCCAAGCCCGTCGTGCCCAAATCCGTTACCGTGATGAAGCCGATGGCAAGGTGAAACTCCTTCACACTTTGAACGGTTCTGGACTTGCAGTTGGACGTACGGTGGCTGCCATTCTTGAAAACTACCAAAATGAAGATGGTTCTGTAACTATTCCAGAAGCTCTTCGTCCATACATGGGTGGCGCTGAAGTTATCAAACCATAAAAAATAAGGCCTAGCTATTTCTAGCTAGACCTTTTTTCGTAACCAAATCAGATAAGCACCCAATACAAAGAATAAAATAGTGAGGCATATAACAGTTTCAGCAAACACCAGACAATCCAGAAATGGAAGTTTCAAGATCCCCTGAGCCATCTTGAGCGAAGTAGCTGTGATAATGGTTGGAAAGGTGAGGGCTGAGAAAGCTGGTTGAAATCCTTGTTTTAAAATATTGGGCAGGCGAGTCAAAACAAAGAAAAAGAAGGACTGAGATGCCAAAATCATGACAATCAAGAGCCAAGTCGGTAGGCCTGCTCCTCCAACTCGAACTAGAGAAGCCAAGAGTAGGGAAAAGGGAGCACAGTAGATTCCTTCCTGTCCAAGCAAGGCCACTGGGAGTGGATCTTTCTTTAAATCACTATAAATAAGGGGATAGAGATAGAAGGTCAAGACAAAACCAAAACTCAAGGTTGCATAGGCAATTTCAATGATACCGACAAGAGGATAGGTCAGGGCTGCTACTGCTATCCCTACATAGAGTACCGTCCAGCTAGGAGTCGCATTAACCCTCCGACCTGGACAGGCAAATTTGATGGTGAAAGTCGCAATCAAAGCCAAATCCAAGAGAAAGGAAAACCACCAGATCCCTTGTGCTAGCAAAGAAAGAGCAGGGAATACGCGAAAGACATAGGTCGATAAAATCATCCCAGCCATAGGAAAAGTGGCCATCCCAGACAAAAGAGGGGGCTTGGTCAATTCTTGCTTGGTTTCTTCCCAATTAAAAAGATGAAGAATCAGAAAGAAAAGCCACAAAACTAAACCAATCAGACTCAATAAATGCGACAGAACAGGCCAAGTATCTGCAATCAGATTTCCTGCACCTGCTAAGCCTAGTAAACAGCCAGAAAATACCAAGGGGAGTTTTTTCATCCGAGCCTCCAATAATCATGTTATTATTAGTATAGCATAAAAGCACTTAAATGAGGACTTAAAAAACGAAGTTGGAAATTCAAACTTCGTTTTTATTCTACTATTTTTTAACTCGTTGCTAAGATATGGCGCAACTGAACAGCGCTTGGAGAGACAATCGGAAGAAAGGCTCCTTCATTCCAACGACGGGTA contains:
- a CDS encoding C4-dicarboxylate ABC transporter encodes the protein MKKLPLVFSGCLLGLAGAGNLIADTWPVLSHLLSLIGLVLWLFFLILHLFNWEETKQELTKPPLLSGMATFPMAGMILSTYVFRVFPALSLLAQGIWWFSFLLDLALIATFTIKFACPGRRVNATPSWTVLYVGIAVAALTYPLVGIIEIAYATLSFGFVLTFYLYPLIYSDLKKDPLPVALLGQEGIYCAPFSLLLASLVRVGGAGLPTWLLIVMILASQSFFFFVLTRLPNILKQGFQPAFSALTFPTIITATSLKMAQGILKLPFLDCLVFAETVICLTILFFVLGAYLIWLRKKV